Proteins from one Thermosipho japonicus genomic window:
- a CDS encoding complex I 24 kDa subunit family protein, whose product MERNFEKVEEILKKHGYEKKNLIKILLDVQKEYRHIPKEVVNYLSVALDIPPAKIFGVATFYAQFSLKPKGEYTILICDGTACHMEGSMSLIKAIEEEVGVKPGEVTQDLKFSLDKVGCLGACALAPAMVINGEVYGNLTPEKTKEILRKLKEGDDR is encoded by the coding sequence ATGGAAAGAAATTTTGAAAAAGTTGAAGAAATTTTAAAAAAACATGGATATGAAAAAAAGAACTTGATAAAGATACTTCTTGACGTGCAAAAAGAGTACAGACATATTCCAAAGGAAGTTGTAAATTATCTTTCAGTTGCACTTGATATACCTCCTGCAAAGATATTTGGTGTTGCAACCTTTTACGCACAATTTTCACTTAAACCAAAGGGTGAATATACTATTTTAATTTGTGATGGAACAGCTTGCCATATGGAAGGTTCTATGAGTCTAATAAAAGCAATTGAAGAAGAAGTTGGAGTAAAGCCCGGAGAGGTTACCCAAGATCTTAAATTTAGTTTAGATAAAGTTGGTTGTCTTGGAGCATGTGCACTTGCACCAGCGATGGTTATTAATGGTGAAGTTTACGGAAATCTTACTCCTGAGAAAACAAAAGAAATTTTAAGAAAACTTAAAGAAGGAGATGATAGATAA
- a CDS encoding SpoIIE family protein phosphatase → MITCEINYASKNKKGEWVCGDSIKIRRNEEKCVVSVSDGLGSGVKANILSTLTATMATTMVFNNVPIKEVFTSIISTLPTCKVRRISYSTLATCLMDYKKKRCTIFEYEFPLIFYFRDGELLNLKKIVKKVENKKLTISEIDIKIGDSIFLMTDGISQAGMGTDMYPFGFGEENIIFELKNLLKNKVEHENIVKHMIKLAKKLDRYSKGDDALIAGLKIREKRVLTIMVGPPEDERKDRLVVEKLLNSKGKKVICGGTTGQIVERITGKNIDVDVRTISKNSPPIGYMDGVDLVTEGIITLTQVFRYYENQIEELGVGAKKLIEMLEEADVINFLVGRAINPAHQNPLFTHDISLKFRLINDISKILEKRGKIINLEYF, encoded by the coding sequence ATGATTACTTGTGAGATAAATTATGCGTCGAAGAACAAAAAAGGAGAATGGGTCTGTGGAGATTCTATAAAGATAAGAAGAAATGAAGAAAAATGCGTGGTTAGTGTTTCAGACGGCTTGGGAAGTGGTGTTAAAGCAAATATATTATCAACACTAACAGCTACGATGGCAACAACGATGGTTTTTAATAATGTACCTATAAAAGAAGTTTTTACATCTATTATATCTACACTTCCCACATGTAAGGTAAGAAGAATAAGTTATTCAACGCTTGCTACATGTTTGATGGATTACAAGAAAAAAAGATGTACTATTTTTGAATATGAATTTCCTTTGATTTTTTATTTTAGAGATGGTGAGCTTTTAAATTTAAAAAAGATTGTGAAAAAAGTAGAAAATAAAAAATTAACAATTAGTGAAATAGATATCAAAATAGGTGACTCAATATTTTTAATGACTGATGGAATATCTCAAGCAGGAATGGGAACCGATATGTATCCATTTGGATTTGGAGAAGAAAATATAATTTTCGAGTTAAAAAATCTTTTAAAAAACAAGGTAGAACATGAAAATATTGTCAAGCACATGATTAAATTAGCAAAAAAGCTCGATAGGTATTCAAAAGGTGATGATGCATTAATAGCAGGTTTGAAAATAAGGGAAAAAAGAGTTTTGACCATAATGGTGGGGCCCCCTGAAGACGAGAGAAAAGATAGATTGGTTGTTGAAAAACTTTTAAATTCAAAAGGTAAGAAGGTTATATGTGGTGGGACAACTGGTCAAATAGTTGAAAGGATAACAGGAAAAAATATAGATGTAGACGTTAGAACAATTTCAAAAAATTCACCGCCAATAGGGTATATGGATGGAGTAGATCTTGTAACAGAAGGAATAATAACTTTAACTCAGGTTTTTAGATATTATGAAAACCAAATAGAAGAACTTGGTGTTGGGGCAAAAAAATTAATTGAGATGTTAGAAGAAGCAGATGTAATAAATTTTCTTGTAGGAAGGGCAATAAATCCAGCACATCAAAATCCATTATTTACACACGATATTTCTTTGAAGTTTAGGCTGATAAATGATATTTCGAAAATACTCGAAAAAAGAGGAAAAATAATTAATCTCGAATATTTTTAG
- a CDS encoding [Fe-Fe] hydrogenase large subunit C-terminal domain-containing protein has product MEKYIISNQANCKYCYKCLRNCPVKSISFSDNISKVIDSECILCGKCIEVCPQDAKNYLFEYERLKDFFGKKFFVSIAPSFFSYFDEPFKIISYLKKNGAIISETSVGAELVSKEYEKLSGIKISTACPVVVNLVEKYYPEKIKYLSPVVSPAIAHARFLKQYFGNYPLVFIGPCIAKKRELEKEYDLVLTFEELEKFLESENIDILDFEDDFPQEPYPKLARFYPISGGILKTLGETFDQVFNIEGVKNIKDFLDRVDDIDGNYFVEMSACIGGCIEGPASRKDISQLEKRIRLSQNIKKIPEGKTIENVELDLKRKFKDKKHYYNYTEQQIQEVLFSIGKTDKSKELNCSACGYDTCREKAIAVLEKKAEKEMCITYLIDKVSTVSNMVVEETPNLILIVKDGNINYKNKAARLTFMSLSNKKLWEFLKDVEQSGFKEIAVNSKNLKFFVKRFNLPEDSGEVFILTDVTKELEQEERVKIIKKHTIEKIEEVLNKQMLLAQEIASLLGESIAETKSHFTEFKRYMEEENDYL; this is encoded by the coding sequence ATGGAAAAGTACATTATTTCAAATCAAGCTAATTGTAAATATTGTTATAAATGCTTAAGAAATTGTCCAGTAAAGTCTATATCGTTTTCTGATAATATTTCGAAAGTTATTGATAGTGAATGTATATTGTGTGGTAAATGTATTGAAGTTTGCCCACAAGATGCAAAAAATTATTTATTTGAATATGAACGTTTGAAAGATTTTTTTGGGAAGAAATTCTTTGTATCTATTGCTCCTTCGTTTTTTTCTTACTTTGATGAACCTTTCAAAATTATCTCTTATTTAAAGAAGAATGGCGCTATTATTAGTGAAACTTCAGTTGGAGCTGAATTAGTTTCAAAGGAATATGAAAAGTTGTCAGGAATAAAGATTAGTACAGCATGTCCTGTGGTGGTTAATTTAGTTGAGAAATATTATCCTGAGAAAATTAAATATTTATCACCGGTGGTTTCTCCAGCAATTGCACATGCAAGGTTTTTAAAACAATATTTTGGAAATTACCCCCTAGTCTTTATTGGCCCTTGTATTGCTAAAAAACGTGAGCTTGAGAAAGAATATGATTTGGTTTTAACATTTGAGGAACTTGAAAAATTTTTAGAATCTGAAAATATAGATATATTGGATTTTGAAGATGATTTTCCACAGGAGCCGTATCCAAAATTAGCAAGATTTTATCCTATTTCTGGTGGAATATTAAAAACTCTTGGAGAAACTTTTGATCAAGTTTTTAATATTGAAGGAGTAAAGAATATAAAAGACTTTTTAGATAGAGTTGATGATATAGATGGAAACTATTTTGTAGAAATGTCTGCTTGCATTGGAGGATGTATTGAAGGTCCCGCATCAAGAAAAGATATAAGTCAGCTTGAAAAAAGAATAAGATTATCTCAAAATATTAAAAAAATTCCAGAAGGAAAGACAATAGAAAATGTTGAATTGGATTTAAAAAGAAAGTTCAAGGATAAAAAACATTATTACAACTACACAGAACAACAAATTCAAGAAGTTCTGTTCTCGATAGGTAAAACAGACAAATCTAAAGAATTAAATTGTAGTGCGTGTGGGTATGATACTTGCAGAGAAAAGGCAATTGCAGTTCTTGAAAAGAAGGCAGAAAAGGAAATGTGTATAACTTACCTTATTGATAAAGTCTCTACTGTCAGTAATATGGTTGTAGAAGAAACACCAAACCTTATATTAATTGTAAAAGATGGAAATATAAATTACAAAAATAAAGCAGCACGCCTTACTTTTATGAGTTTATCTAACAAAAAGTTATGGGAATTTTTAAAAGATGTAGAGCAAAGTGGATTTAAAGAGATAGCTGTAAATAGCAAAAATTTGAAGTTTTTCGTTAAAAGATTTAATTTACCAGAGGATAGTGGTGAAGTATTTATTTTAACAGACGTTACAAAAGAACTAGAACAGGAAGAAAGGGTAAAGATAATAAAGAAGCATACAATTGAAAAGATTGAAGAGGTTTTAAATAAACAAATGCTACTAGCTCAAGAAATTGCAAGCCTTTTAGGAGAATCGATTGCAGAAACAAAGTCCCATTTTACGGAATTTAAAAGATACATGGAGGAAGAAAATGATTACTTGTGA
- a CDS encoding NAD(P)H-dependent oxidoreductase subunit E — translation MTSSNYQVKIIVKIITLYFSRKLGDRMVIKICMGSSCHLKGSYEVVEKIKEMNLEGVELYGSLCFGKCANGINIEIDGVLISNVTPDNVKEKIEKFLKEGN, via the coding sequence TTGACATCTTCGAATTATCAGGTTAAAATAATCGTGAAAATAATAACGTTATATTTTTCACGAAAACTAGGTGATCGTATGGTTATAAAAATTTGTATGGGAAGTTCTTGTCATTTAAAGGGTTCGTATGAAGTGGTAGAAAAAATCAAAGAGATGAATCTTGAAGGTGTTGAGTTGTATGGTTCCTTATGTTTTGGAAAATGTGCTAATGGAATAAACATTGAGATAGATGGAGTTTTGATTTCTAATGTTACGCCGGATAATGTTAAGGAAAAAATTGAAAAATTCCTAAAAGAAGGGAATTAA
- a CDS encoding vWA domain-containing protein, with translation MVIDKAFQNLIKKSPFYAYLLLGIILKEDNNVRTMSIKFTKNGEILFLYNQRMNKKPIWFVEALILHELMHIINQHFRIKPKNNREKKIWDLAMDAAINQYIPELDARSVPLNVLIQEGHGVDNEYIFAAPPPFMINKTSEEYFEWMMKEFEKKGDFDIEALPDSLDDHNFESELPVEMIIEITKDKVGKAFNMFGKDLESGLKQNINISLQKSTLDWETLIRRFSNASIKGDKYRTPLRPNRRYDNQPGWKYEYNSKLAVIVDTSASIIEEELNQFLTEIEKIAKYDSKLLLIQVDQAVTMVTEYTSGKWKDLEIYGGGETNLQPAVDLAQSHNVEGIIIFTDGHVDVPVVKRRVLFVLSSKHNPDFIEDAVRIYGRSSIVILK, from the coding sequence ATGGTTATTGATAAAGCCTTTCAAAATTTAATAAAGAAGAGTCCTTTTTATGCATATCTTCTTTTAGGAATTATTTTAAAAGAAGACAATAATGTCAGAACAATGTCAATTAAATTCACCAAAAACGGTGAAATTCTTTTTTTATACAACCAAAGAATGAATAAAAAACCAATATGGTTTGTTGAAGCATTGATACTACACGAACTTATGCACATTATAAATCAGCATTTCAGGATAAAACCGAAAAACAATAGGGAAAAAAAGATCTGGGATCTTGCTATGGACGCTGCGATCAATCAATATATTCCAGAGCTTGATGCAAGAAGTGTCCCATTGAATGTATTGATTCAAGAGGGACATGGCGTCGACAATGAATATATTTTTGCAGCACCACCACCATTTATGATTAACAAAACTTCTGAGGAATATTTTGAATGGATGATGAAGGAATTTGAAAAAAAAGGAGATTTTGATATAGAAGCTCTGCCAGATTCTTTGGATGATCATAACTTTGAATCTGAATTACCAGTAGAAATGATAATAGAGATAACAAAAGACAAAGTTGGTAAGGCATTCAACATGTTTGGAAAAGACCTTGAATCAGGATTAAAGCAAAATATCAACATATCACTTCAAAAGTCAACTCTTGACTGGGAAACTTTAATTAGAAGATTTTCGAATGCAAGTATTAAGGGAGATAAATATAGAACACCTCTAAGACCAAATAGAAGATATGATAACCAACCTGGATGGAAATATGAATACAATTCAAAGCTTGCCGTTATTGTAGACACAAGCGCAAGTATTATTGAAGAAGAATTAAATCAGTTTCTAACTGAAATTGAAAAAATAGCAAAGTACGATTCTAAACTTCTTTTAATACAAGTTGATCAGGCAGTGACCATGGTTACGGAGTATACTTCAGGAAAATGGAAAGATCTAGAAATATACGGCGGAGGAGAGACAAACTTACAACCGGCAGTTGATTTAGCACAATCACATAATGTTGAAGGGATTATTATATTTACAGATGGCCATGTAGATGTACCTGTTGTAAAAAGAAGAGTTCTATTCGTTCTATCTTCAAAGCATAATCCTGATTTCATAGAAGATGCAGTAAGAATATATGGAAGAAGTTCAATAGTAATTTTAAAGTAA
- a CDS encoding ABC transporter permease: MRIWYEFKRLLGKPLNIILIILLPVVLTIASIIFFNGFGVTSIKLGVYNLDNSPLSKFTIKLVMSFFKGGTLTYVDENYSHLLQNGELNAVMVIPENFTDALYKGEKVNIDFIPSPVDLQLSVGIYNVLNSVFNDLSGSPFFNPQVLRYMFVSNETPAPNFVPKTKNFKTNFGYLFSPAILFLSVIFIILSIGVLTVVNDRDLGLISLFKVNNEKWYIYGLNKFLALFLLGLFVSIAVYIAGYFLGIKIELSVFLPLSIVGIVFHASLALIMSCLSQNRAISNIFGVSLSMFFFFTSGSITPVTTLPKFMFKLSSFTPAYKLTYAIRNYQLNGVSIKSDFLYLLYLSIATFIVMLLLIRKEFSKK, translated from the coding sequence GTGAGAATATGGTATGAATTTAAAAGACTTCTTGGAAAACCGCTTAATATAATTCTAATTATTTTATTGCCAGTTGTTTTAACAATAGCAAGTATAATATTTTTTAATGGATTTGGAGTTACCAGTATAAAACTAGGAGTATATAATCTTGACAATTCGCCCTTATCAAAATTTACCATTAAGCTTGTTATGTCATTTTTCAAAGGAGGAACTCTAACCTACGTAGATGAAAACTATTCACATCTTCTGCAGAATGGTGAATTAAATGCTGTAATGGTTATACCTGAAAATTTTACAGATGCACTTTATAAAGGCGAAAAGGTAAATATTGACTTTATTCCTAGCCCTGTTGATTTGCAACTTTCCGTTGGTATATATAATGTTTTAAATTCAGTTTTTAATGATTTAAGTGGTTCTCCATTTTTTAACCCACAGGTTTTAAGGTATATGTTTGTTAGTAATGAAACACCTGCTCCAAACTTTGTTCCTAAAACGAAAAATTTTAAAACTAATTTTGGATATTTGTTTTCACCAGCTATTTTATTTTTATCAGTGATTTTTATAATTTTATCTATTGGTGTATTAACGGTTGTTAATGATAGAGATCTTGGACTTATATCATTATTCAAAGTAAATAATGAAAAATGGTACATATATGGATTAAACAAATTTTTAGCATTGTTTTTATTAGGCTTATTTGTTTCGATAGCTGTTTATATAGCAGGATATTTTTTGGGAATAAAGATAGAACTTTCTGTGTTTTTGCCATTATCTATAGTTGGCATAGTATTTCATGCATCACTTGCATTAATAATGTCTTGTCTTTCTCAAAACAGGGCAATTTCGAACATATTTGGTGTTTCTCTGTCAATGTTTTTCTTTTTTACAAGCGGAAGTATAACACCAGTCACCACACTTCCAAAATTCATGTTCAAACTTTCCAGTTTCACTCCAGCATATAAATTAACTTATGCAATTAGAAATTATCAACTTAATGGCGTTAGTATAAAAAGCGACTTTTTATACCTTTTATATTTATCAATCGCAACATTTATTGTTATGCTCTTGTTAATTAGAAAGGAATTTTCAAAAAAATAA